One Trichormus variabilis 0441 genomic window, CCATAAAATATTAACAAAGTTGTCTGTAGTGGTAGATGTCAAGTCGCTTCGCTCCAATTCAAAATTCGTCTTGAAAAGTTTCCTACGACGGGAAACCCGCCTACAGAACTTTCCGCAAAATTCAAAATTTAAAACAATTATGGGCAATGCCCATCATACGAAATAGTAGGCTTTTTAGCTTGATAATTTTAGCGATAAGCAAGTGATATAAAATGTGAGTATATAGATTTTAACTGATTTATGTATGTTTTGTGATTGGATAATTATAAAAAATTAACCGCCGATTAATAATAGTAATTTGAGACTAAATAACAACAGACATCGACGGTTTAACTTATGAAATTGCTGCTTATCGCTTAAGCAATGTGTAACACTTTGCGTAAAAGTGTTTGGTCTTCTAGCTTCGCTTTTAAGCGACCATTTTCTATGTCTCGAATCCAGCTTTGGCTTTTACCAGTGAGCTTTGCTAATTCCCGTTGAGATAAATTCAAACTTTTGCGAGCTTGCAAAATTTGCTCACCAACTAAATCACCTGCGGTTTTTATTTTTTGTCTACTCTTAGCAGTTCGCCGTTGTTTTTTTTCTGATTCGGCAATTTGTCTTTCCCATTCTGGCGGTAATTCAAAGGATAAAATCCGCGCATTCATCAACAGATTCCACTTACCACGGGGGCCGCTATCGGTGAGGCGAGTTTCACCACCTGCATCATTAATCCAAAACTCTAATGCTTCGTCGGGATCTTCAGGAATATCTACTAATTTTGCCCATAGGGGTTGGATAGCAGGAGGATAAGTGATGGGATCGAAAATGGGTTTAATTCCTAAATGATTTAGTACTTCTAAATCATTTTCAAATGTCCGCAATAAGCGTTTGCGTTCTTCTCTATGTCTAGTAGCAAGGTTGACTTTTTCTTGACCATAAGCAATGCGTAGTAAGGTAGGAACAGTGATGCGTTGTTCCTTGCCCATTTTGGTTTTAAATAATAACCACAGCATTAATTTTACGGCTCCTTCATGCTGCTGCCAAATACTCATAACGGTGGTTAACAGAGTCTTGGAGAGGCTGCCATATTGATAGAATGCAGTGCGTTCTTTGCATCCTTGCTTGTTTAAGAAATATTGGCTCCATGTCCCGGCTTTGACTTTAAATGTTAGCCCAACGAGATATTTACAACCCAATTTATCTTCTTGAAAGTGGTGCTGAATACTTACTAAGTCCCACAAGCGGCTATTGGTGACTGAAAACCCCTTGACTTGCCCTTGCTGAGGCCAGTCCATAGAAATAATAAGTGAGCAAGCTTGCTGCACAAGATTTTTCATTAGGGCTAGTTTGGCAGCTTTGCTGAGGTCTTTGCGTTTCTCTAACCCTAAATATTTTTCTAGCTGTCGTTCGTCAATGGTAAACTCCTGTTCCCAAGGTTTATCTAAGGCTGTAGCGTGGGCAGATAGAATTAAATGGATACAAGCTGCCCTAATATCAAATACCTCAATGGCTGCTACATTTTTGGCTTTTTCGCTGACTTGGAACGGGTCTTGGATATAAAAGGTAATTTTTCCTCGTCCTTGGTTGACGGCTCGACTGTAGCAGAG contains:
- a CDS encoding helix-turn-helix domain-containing protein; this encodes MPYTIPNNSCVGCDNCRPQCPTGAIKIENNKYWIDPSLCNNCEGYYAEPQCVIACPVKSPIPWQAKKGRCRVEPRDATSPDLFSNGKNNPFASAIAIWEACNLLAQRTALNWETDEAGYLCYSRAVNQGRGKITFYIQDPFQVSEKAKNVAAIEVFDIRAACIHLILSAHATALDKPWEQEFTIDERQLEKYLGLEKRKDLSKAAKLALMKNLVQQACSLIISMDWPQQGQVKGFSVTNSRLWDLVSIQHHFQEDKLGCKYLVGLTFKVKAGTWSQYFLNKQGCKERTAFYQYGSLSKTLLTTVMSIWQQHEGAVKLMLWLLFKTKMGKEQRITVPTLLRIAYGQEKVNLATRHREERKRLLRTFENDLEVLNHLGIKPIFDPITYPPAIQPLWAKLVDIPEDPDEALEFWINDAGGETRLTDSGPRGKWNLLMNARILSFELPPEWERQIAESEKKQRRTAKSRQKIKTAGDLVGEQILQARKSLNLSQRELAKLTGKSQSWIRDIENGRLKAKLEDQTLLRKVLHIA